CAACATAGTCAAGCTGAAACGTCAGCTGCTACAATTTTTCTCCCAGTAGTAGAGGATTTGGCAAGGGAGGTGGAACTTGGTTGTGAAGGAAGGTGAAAATGATGGCAtgacaaaaaaaaaggaatatGAGCTCAAAATGAGTGACTCAACTCCGCCCCTCTCACCATGAAAAAGACAGTCTTCAAGAGCACGAATCTTCGTTCTTTGCAATAGTAAAATTCTTTAATTCATATAGCAAACATATTGAAAAATTCTTTGACAGGCCTCGAACGAGGAAtttttttcctattttgcaTACCTATTTTTTACAGGTGTATTTTTCACAGTACAAGTCAGCACCTTTTCTATTTATTAGATCAAAGAGCATTATAATCCAATACAAACCATTGGAACAATAATTGATTTGTACTCGGAAAAGCGATCATGTGAAATTCTTTCTTATTGAAAATGAAGAAATCAGACGACATGCCAACACCATTCCAATCCTATGCAAATCTAATGGGCAAGAAAATATATAGACTTTGTGAAAATAATAATATATCAAACTTTTATCTGATGGGAAAAACGTGTATCTATACTTTGTGAAAATAATCATACACTGCAAATCTTAAGGTTATTCGAGGATGTATTTTTCAAGCATTTTTAATGTTGGGCCGAAGTTTATAAATAACATTATATTGTGGATTAAGAACATAAATGAATATTAATTGCCAGATTCTACGTCTCAAATGCGTTCACCATTTACAATTAGCTTAATGTAAAAGAACATATATTTCATAGGAAATAATTAGTCAAATTGCCATATTGCAGGCGTGTCATTGCTTGGACTCAACTATTACCCGTCTTTAATGATAGTAACGTGGCACTCCACACAAGTACTACTACCTGTTTGCGCTAGATGGATTAGAGCATTCATCGGTAAGATCGCAAGCCAAACCACACGAACGAATTCCATATGCGAGTTGAGCAACTAGGCATTGCAATTCCTGATATGTACTGGACGATTAATCTTGTGAGGGCAGCTTGCTAACTAAAAATATCAGCAACTCATCAGGTGCCCAGTAGTGTAGTACTAGTGCTATGAGTTTCTTTTTCTTATTTTCTGGTAGATGCACTGCTGCAATTTGCAGCAACGCTCCTTTTTTTTCTAAGAGCGGATCAAAAGGTAACACACTCCTAGAAATAGAGCGCGGTTACTGTAGCGACCGATCCGCCCCTAAAAAGGCATACGATCGACAGAACACAAGGATAGAGCTTGAAGACAAGTTATTGAGCTATAGTAAACATCATTTAGTTACAAACCTCATGTATTTTTCATCATTACATCAAGGAATGAATGAATCAATAGCTACGGACAAATCAATCTAGAATATGCCTTATTGGTACCTAGTACAAACCTCTCAACCTTTTCCCTCAAAAAAAAATGAACCTCCTTACAAGAAAAGAGTAGGAAAGCTGTAAATATGCCCCTAGTATACCTTCCTAACATGACTAAGAAGCCTGCCGAGATCACAGCAGGCCAGGGCGACAATGGAAGGGGAAGTGATGCACCACAATGGGAGCtcccttgttcttcttcttcttaccCACCATCTTTGCAGCAACCCCGACCTCCTCGTCTCCCATCTCGCGCTCACCAGAAACTTGTCCCACCACCGCTCCCTGATCTTTGGCTGCTCGCTGCTTCGCCGTCGTCGGTTCTCTGTCTATGCCTTCCGGAGGTGGTGAGGCCGTCTTCGTCCTTGCTTCTGGAGGAGCACCTAAAAGGCTGCTGAATCCACGTTGAGCCATCTTGCTGTCGGGGCCGGATtcgccggagccgccggccTGCTGGTTGTTCTGGATGTCGCCGTCTGAGTAGGTGTTTCTTGCGTGAAGTGTTGCTGATCCTGGTGCTCCCGGGTAGTTTTTGTAGTGTGGAGTTCGTTGCTGGCATTATTGCTTCTTGCTCAAGGATGGGGTTGAAGATTATTCCGAGATCGAGGGAGACCACCACATACACTGCTTCCAAGTGGAATCCTACTGCTGACTTGCTGCTGCTACTGTGTGTCGTGCTAAACCAGTCAAAACTGACGCGTGAGCTACGGCAGAAAGCTTGGTCAGCACTCGGCAGTAGGGAACGTTGCATGCGAGTGACGAGGAACTTATTTCTTTGCCAAAAGAAGGCAACAGTGGCTGCGCAGAGAGATATGATGCAACATTTGCTCTCTCTAGCATGATGAAGTATCTGTGCATAGACAGAATTCTACCGCTGGCTCCGCACACCGATGCATTCTCAATTTCTCAGTACTCACAAGTTATATTCCGGGGGCCGCCACACCCGAGATAGTTTGAGAAAAAATATCTAGAAACTAATTCCAGAACACTATCAGTTTGTTCTGTATGTTTGTATATAAATATGCAATGGCACGAAATAAGGGATGAAATAACTAGAGTTGTCCCTCCGCTAGTTGTGTGCTATGTTTAAACTTTTCCCATTTTAAAAGTTATAGGAAAAATATTGTCAAAACCTTTTTATGTGGCAGGTTAACGAAGCCACTGCATCAGTGGTCGATCGCTTTCACCTCACAGCTCCGTTTTCGTCTCTTCTCTTGCTCACAAGAAAGTTCCTCCTCAAGTCACATGTCGATTTGACTGGACCCCAACGACCTCACATGCCCATGTCAAGTAGAACTTGGCGGCCAAGGCAGCGTCAGCGTCAGCACGCTGAGCAACGTGGACAAGTCCACAGATCCTTTCAGTTGACCCGGCCTTCTTGGACGAAGCTTCGAGCCAAGGCCCTCCTCCCAGCAACAAAAGCACCCACGCAGCTCAAGAACCCATCCGCTATAAATACCTCCGATCCACCACTCAGAGGTTGTACTGTGTTGGTGTTGAAAGGAAGGTCGGCGGCCGGCCATGGTACTGGGTCTGGGAGGGTGCTGTGGCGCCGGTGGCAAAGCGGCCAGGGGAAGGAGCTGATGCAGAAGCGAGGCTGCAGCGGGAGGTTAGAGAGGGGAAGATGGAGAAGATGACAGGTGAGCCGGTCGAAGCTGCGGCCGgcagggaggagaggaagaggaggagggatCATCAGAAGCATCCCCCGATCGTCGTGCATCAGTTCCCCGTCCATTCCCGCCCCGGGTTGTTCTGAATCCAGGGACTGATTGGTTCTTCTGTTGGGTTTCTTTCCTGTTTTCTTTTGACCAGAGCTGCTACTTTTGGTCATCTACATGAGAATCAGAGGTGTAATTATTTGGTTCTTTGGTCTTGTGTATATCAATTGTGACCCGTCAAAAACTCAGTATACATATAAACCAAGCTCAATTCACGTCTGGTCATTTCCTTAACAATCTCTTTTACACAACTATCAATGAATGGATTCGATTTCTGCAGCTCGTGCACGGCACGTGCGGCGCAGCACCTGAaattgaaaaagaaaaaaggataTTGCAGATTTGTCCACAGCTGATACAACAGTGCGGGCACCTGGATTCCAATTCTTCACCACCGGTATTTCAGCTCGAAAGAGCAGCTTGCTGCCTGCCCAGAACGCAGGTCCCCTCCAAGAATTGGCAACTGCAGTCTGCAGAAGACTGAATAGCTTATCTGAACAGAAcaggcccagaacagatcttcaGGCTCCAAGCCATTGTGCTCAAGCATGTTAAAGGGAGGCATCGGAACGGGATAAGCAACAGCCACATATAAACAACAGCGAGAAATCATGTCCAAAGTCTGGATTGTGAAGAAACATAACAGCGAGACATCATGTCCAATGTCTGGATTGTCAAGAAACATACTGCCACGTTCTTAATGTTGAAACCACCGGAAAAAGTTCAGATGAAATTCAGCAGATTCACATACAAGCAGCAGCAACTACAACAAGAGCAGCACAAATTAGCAACCAGAGCATCACAAATGTACCACAACAGGCCGGTCGACTGAAACTCATAGTGGCACCATACCATATATTAAGCCGAAAGACCGTTCGAAAGACTCTCATGCCGATAGATAATTACAGACGCTGGAAGCTACACCCTACTGATTGACAAGGCCAAACCGGACGTGGCACACATGCGTGGCTCGCCACCACCGTGTATCATGCCTCCCCCATCGACAGGGCAGGCTCACCAAGCATGCTACCTTTATTAAACCAAACCCGAAACAGGCAAACCAGGCGACGGAATCTAGTTCTCCATGCGGATGATGCAGCGGATGCCCTCCCCCTTCGCCATCAGGTCGAAGGCCTTGTTGATCTCCGCGAACGGGACGCTGTGCGTGATGAACttctccacctccagctcctgagTGCAAACAAAGCAGAGTCGTCGCGTGAGCTAGCAGGTCTTTGGAGGGCTAACAGTTTCAGCAAAGGTTGACTACTAGCGAAGTAGCAAGGCTACTGGAGGAGCAGCGCTTGAGATTTACCTTCTTCATGTACAGCTCCACCACATTGGGCAGGTCAGTGCGTGGCTTGTAGTTGCCGAAGAAGGTTCCCTTCAGGGTCCTCTCGTTCAGGAAGTTCATCGGGTGAGTCTTGAATTCAGCATCCTTGTGTGGCACACCCACCAGCACAGCAACACCCCAGCCCTGGATTAAAAGCAGAGCTGTTAGAACCCTGTCTGAATAAATGATGGAACTTGGAGGATGATCGTTCAATAGAATATGCATAAACAGTGTACGTACATCATGAACACACTCAAATGCTTGGATCATAGCGTTGATGTTGCCAGTGCATTCCACACTGCGGTCAACACCTCCATTGGTCATATCAGCAAGTACCTAAACCATAAGGAAACTGGATGTTATGGCCAAGTTCCGCATACACTGAGCAACTTCAGGTTGTCTTAAGGTAAAGAAACAAACCTGCTGCACTGGCTTGTTGTGGTCTTTTGGGTTCACAAATTCAGTGCAACCAAACTTCCTAGCTGCAAAATGGAGAAAGAGATGAGTCACTTGGTGTATCAAAACAACAAAATAAAATGACATACTCAGATCAAAGGGATTCTCACCTTCTTCGAATCTGCTGGGGTTCAGATCAACACCAATGATCCTTGATGCTCCAGCAATCCTTGCACCTTCTGCAGCCTAATGATGCATATATGCAGGGTATCAGATGCAAACCCGACACACGTTCTCATTGCAATTGAAAGAGCATATAATGAGCGAATAATTTCAAACTTACAGCAAGACCAACAGCTCCTAGACCGAAAATAGCCACTGTTGAACCCTTTGGCGGTTTTGCAACATTAATTGTTGCACCAAGACCTAAACAGAGGAATGACATAAGTCAGAATCTAAAGACAAATAAATTCTAGCATGCATACCAAAATGCACTGAATGAACTTACCGGTAGAAATACCACAGCTAAGAACACAAACTTTATCAAGGGGAGCCTCAGGGTTGATCTTTGCAACACAACCAACATGCATGACAGTGTACTCGCTAAAGGTGGAAGTTCCAACAAAGTGGTAGATAGGCTTCCCATTGATTGAAAACCGCGACTTGCCATCGCCAATCATCACACCCCTGTCAGTGTTGATCCTGAGCAGATCACACATGTTGCTCTCTGCCGACTTGCAGTGGGGGCACTCCTTGCACTCCCCAgtgaacacaggaaggacatGGTCACCAGGGGCCACGTCAGTCACACCCTCTCCAACACTCTCTATGATACTGTAAAAATCAAGGAATTTCAGTCTGGATAGAATAAACCAAATTTAACTGGAATCAGATCTAACATGATTCTACAGCAGGATACTTCAAGTAAAACTTCATCACGAAATTAAGCAACCAAAGGAATACACAGCCACTAGATGTACATGTAATTGTCTCAACTGAAAAATACTGAATCAGTCAACAAAGTTGCTGCTGAAATAATCATAAATCTGTCGAAGTCTACTGCCAGGAGCCCAAAAACATCTGACATCCGCACACATAATATTCAATCATACTGATACCATTTCAAACAAGACAAAACTATTTCTTATGGCTCTTCCACATGTTCACCAGAATCCAGGCTACACAAATAGATTGCTCTCCATCTAGTAAGCCAAAATAAACAAAGACCACCAACGATAACCATGAATCCAAGAGCAATAACAAAAAAGAATTATCTACAAGTAAAGTACAAGCATGCCAAATCTACAGCCAGCAAAATAACAATAAAGTGGATTGGGGAAGAGAACGTACCCTCCAGCCTCATGACCGAAGATCCGAGGGAACACGGGAGTCTGCCCCTAAGACAGGTACACCGCCAACAAGAAGGCGCAAGTCAACCGCGAGTTGCTGCATCATATATCTGGTGACAGAGCTATGGAAGGGGATGGGTGAGTAGATACCTTGGCCTCCCAGAAGTAGACGTCGGTGTGGCAGAGCGAGGTGTAGAGGATCTTGACACGGACCTCCATGGCCTGCGGAggcgccacctccacctcctcgaTCGACAGCGGCTTCCCGGCCTCCCATGCCACCGCGGCTGCAATTGATTACCGGCAGATTAGCATAATGTTTGTTCGATCGATTAACCCAGCAAGAAAAAGGTTCCTCCTTGCAAGTTGCAACTTGCAACATTCCTAGATCGTAAGGGAAACGACTTCCTCATTTGGGGAAAAAACAAAATAGCAGATTTTTTTCTCGTAAAGTGATTGTGGAGGCCCGGCCGGGGTCTGGGACGAACAGAGCAACAGTACCACGACGAACTACTTCACATTAGAGAAGATTTCTGGTAACATTTCTATGGGGTAACAGGGTAGAAAAGAAGTTGCCCACGGTTGCGGGCCAGCACTACAAGATGGGCGCCACTGTTCATCAAAAAATCAAACAAAATCCAAGAACTCCCCCAAAAAGTTTCCGGCGGACCGTCGAGCATCCAACCTGAGCATCCAACCTCCCCCCAACAAAATTCTCCCGAATCACGGACAGAAACTAGAACAGATCCGAGACACAGAGGAGGAGCAAGCACGGACCTTTGCACTTGATCACCTTCCCGGCGGTCGCCATTGCCTCTTTCCCCACAAATACCCGGACGGAATCCCAAACCAAGCAGCTCCGAGCACCTCACCTCACCACCGATCAAATCAATCCAAATCGAAGCGAATCGAATCCGTGAGGAGCCGGAGAGGGAGCGCCCCGCCTATATATAGCTCCGACCCGGCGGCAAGCatgggagaggggaaggaggggacgGAGGGTGCGGTTTCGCCACCTCCCCCGTCCACCTTCGTGTGCAGCAAACCACGGACGGGCACGGCGTGGCGGGCGAAACCGGGGCTCTGGCCTCCACCTGGAACGCGGCCGTGGTTTCCGCTCGTGGGGGGCGGTGTGGGGCGACACCACCGCGCCATCCCGGCCGTCCGATGCGCCCGCGCGGGGGGATCGTGCCGGCGTGGGGCGCTGAGCGGCAGGCGCGCACAGGTGTGCTGCTGAATCAGGGGTGTTTCCGGGATTTCTAGACGCCGCGCGGGGGCATGTGGAATCAGGCGGAAGCCGGGAAGTGTCGCGCCGTGACGGCGACGCCTTGGCCTCTAGATCATGGTGATTAGGATCCTAATGACAAGGATTTCTCCGGAGGAAACAGAGCTGCACGATGCAAGTAAATACTAACAAAATATCATCGCGCTGCATTGTGATGGAGCGAGCATGCATGTTTCATTTAGAAAATGAAAAATGTTATTAGCCTCTGCCACCGCACACATCCAAATTTTAAATGAAATGAGCATGAACTAGCAGAAAGATTAAATTTTCAGTAAAAAAAGTTAGACGGAAGGTGAACAGTGAAGGGTTTGTGATGATAAAAACCACCGAAGTTATTAGGACCACATAGACAATCAAATCAGTAAAGTTCCATAGCTTAAGGGATCATCGCCGCGTGGTCTATGTATGTGCTTGAATATCATAAACTTCCACATCAAAATCTAGGTTTCTAGCGATTCCAGAAGTGAAAAAGGATTATAAGTAGCAGGGTGCCTCCCATTGCTGTGGCAGACCGTGCGTGATTCATGATAGGGTTAATGCCAAGCCGCAGCAGCTCCCTTGCGGGGTTGTACTTCACGAAAACCTGATGCCATCCGACGCCAATTGAAGGTGAATAAGGAACAAAGATGTTGAAGGTGCTtttattcattttataattataATCTTTATAGCAACCGGATTCAATGGCTAGTCTGAATATAgaggtactccctccgttttctAAATTCGTAGATTTTattatgcacctagatataatatataaatagatgTACAGTAGAAACTATAAAAGTtaaaatgactaataatttgaGATAATTTGGAGCGGAGAGAGTAAATTTTCAAACGATTGCACGTATTTTCGTATTGATTCCAGATTCATCAGGGCGGAGCTGGACCAGCCTAACGCCTAGAGCCACTCCATAGATGGACTATGCATGCTGGATTGGAGCTTCGCGCTACACTATACTGCATTATAGAAGAAACGGGCTGACGATCAGGAGCATGCCCCTAGCCTTTCGTCCGCCACCAGTAGCAGATGCCCTAGCTTTTCCACGGCAACCTCGGATCGCAAATCAGACGGCCGCCACGCGCTCATCTCTGCTGCGGTGCTGCCACACCTGCACTGGTCTGCCCACATGTCGGCTCGTGGGCCGCCGCCCAAGTGGCATCGCCTTTTTTTCTCTCAAACAATGTGTGCCCACAACAATGGCCAGTCATTACCGTGGGAGCAGAGGCCAGGGTCGCCAGATACAGCGGGAACACGGCGAGAATCTCGCACCTGATCGCCTGATTCCCTCGCTCGCAACCGGTTGGGATCTTGCAGCTGGGCCTGAGTCAGACTCAGTTCAATGGACCAGGGAGCTTTCGGCAGCACAGACGCCTGCTGGAATCGTAGTCGTGGCTGCCAGAAAAGCAATTCAATTAAGAAAACCGTCCCGTTATCGAACTGTTTTTTATGCCATACTTCATTTTGTCACGTCTGATCCCATCCTGTTACTGTACACTTGGATGGTGTAACAAGGTAACCCGTTCTGTTTCATTTTGCTTAAGCTTGCTTTAACTTCCTCAGAAGAAGCACTTCAATTCGAAACGGGCACCAACTGTTTTGACAAAACAATTTGCACCGTGGCATATAAGAACATCTTCTCAGCAGTCGAAAGCTTCAAGACGCACTTGGGCACGCTATTTTTCATGAGCATAATCACCTTACTCAATTGGACTATTTGGATTTGACGAAATGATCTTATCTTCCAGGCTTGTAGCGTTGCTTATGTATTGAGTTAAAGCAAGCATAAAGCTCTTTTAGAAGCATGGATAGACAATTTTGGCCAGTGGTTTTGACTTTCTCTGTTTCTTGATTCAGAGCTGTAAAACTTTTTTACTCTTTTTTCTTTATATATAATTTTAATCCCCTCCTGTTGCTTAAAAAAAATTTACCCTGCGTTCATGTACGGACCCACGGAGAGCCAAGTGTTGAGGCCGCGGGCCTCATGTTCATCTTTTTTCTGAATTTCCAACCTTTGTCGCGCTCCGGAGATGGTGTTTGGAAACTTACCATGTAAGGAGTTTTTGAGCATAGCTCTGGACTGGATTCCTTGTAGGCCGTAGCAGCTCCATGAAAGATCCCAGGATAACCTCACATGAAACTGCAATTGGCGATGGAGGTTTTGAAGGCCAGAGCATTATTACTGCATTAATATTGGCAATATTCCTTTATTGTTAAGCAAAACGGTGATTACAGGGACTCTGAAACCTGACCACACACCTCTTTTCTATTTTGTTTTTTCTGAGGGCCGAAACCTGGCCTGCGACCACGCACTAAAATAAAGATGGAACCGTGAAACGGCATACAGGGGATGGCCCGAGAACCTTGCTGCACTCTGATTGCCTGATTCCCACACACCGGGTTCAGGACCTTTGCAGCTGGGTCTGCGTCAGTTCATGGACCGGCCAGCTTTCAGCAGCACACGCGTACATCGTAGTCATCGCTGCCACTTCAATTCAAAAACCATTCCGTTCATTGCGTCGCCTGTAAACTGCATTCCATTAATATACACTTGGATGGTATAATAAGAAATGTTGGTGTTACGCATCGCGATGAAAAAGAAACCGtgacttttttttcttttttaataAAAAACCGCGACTTCTTCAAAAAAAGAATCACTTCAATTCCCATAAAAAAAAGAAtctgtgagaaccgcccaatttaacatcattttaGGCGAACCGCCGGTCCTTATCATGAAGATGAGGACTAACATGCGCTCGCACTAATAGCGTGCCACgagttaacccacatctaaattaTAAAGGACCAACCCATCATTCGCCAAAAATGAtatcaaatccggtagtcccggtatgtgctccaccatatgcccaagatcatgcatacaCATATACCGTCACAAGCCCATATATCACCGATGATCCACAGAGAGCAAATTTTAATACAGAGTTAAAACAACTAGTCATTTCAAGAGTAATATAGAGGAAGGTTCCAAATCTGAAATTCAAATGTTCAAATACGAGatacaagccttgggctcacaatTAACATTAGGGAGGGGCATGAACCATAAAGTTTAATGTTCAAAATGATATCCTCAGTACGATTGCGCAGCGGAAAAATATAACGAGATAGAACAATGgcatcttgctcaaggacaccatcatATCCCATAAAAAAAGAATCACTTCAATTCAAAACAGGTACAATTTTTTCATTTTAGTGGACTTTTTGGCCTTATCTACAGTAGCTGTGGAGGTTCTAGACAGTTAGCAGACTCTGCTTGATTTTTGTGCTAGGTCTACCCTTGATTGGGGGTCTGCAGAGGGAGAGGGTGACCAATGACCATATGACTTGTTTGGAACCACTATGTGCAGGCTAGCTCAGAGAACGCCAAAGAGGCACCAAGTGGCAGGAGGCTTGTTGAGGGTCTTGACAGAACTCTAGATTGGACTTCCATGGAAGATCTCAGATACGACCTCACATGAAACTGCGATTTGCGATGGAGGCTTGAAGGCAGGAGCATTAACAGTTTAACACTGACAACATTTCATTATTTGTCATGCAAAATGGTAATTACATGGACTCTGAAACCAGACCACAAacttctcttctttttttttggtcTTTTGTGGGCCCAAACCCGACCAGTTACCACACACTAACAATAAAGATGAAACCGTGAAACGGAATACAGGGGATGGGCATGTTCGTATCTCAGGACCACAATATTACTACTAGACAGAGGGTGCGCCTTAAACTTTTTCAGTTTCCTTCCTTGTGCAACAGAGCGGCTGCAACGGACGCTGGCGAGCTCTAGTCCTCCATCCTCATGATGCAGCGCAGGCCCTCCCCCTTGAGCATCAGGTCAAAGGCCGTGTTGATCTCCGAGAACGGCACGCTGTGGGTGATGAACttctccacctccagctcctacaAGGAGATTCACATCACAAATGTGATCCATCAGAAAATATGTTTGCACACGACCATGAACACTTCAGGATTTCAttatttccttttttttctcacTAGTTGCATATTCTGTGGTATCATGGTTATATTACCTTCTTCATGTACATCTCGACGACGTTGGGCAGGTCGGTGCGGGGCTTGTAGTTGCCGAAGAAGGTCCCCTTGAGCGTCTTCTCGTTCAGGAAGTTCATGGGGTGGGTCTTGAACTGGTCCTCCCTGTGCGGGACACCGACCAGCACGGCGACGCCCCATCCCTGAATTTACATTTCAGAGCGTCTCTGTCAGGGTTCCATTTGAAACCATAGGGACATAGAACTACATAAACATGGGTTGCCTAAGGGCACATACATCGTGAACACATTCGAAGGCGGATATCATGGCGTTGACGTTGCCAGTGCACTCCACGCTGCGGTCGACACCGCCGTTGGTCATCTCAATGAGCACCTGGAACAACAATGGGCAGTGGACTATATCAGATACTACTGTTGTCATGTCCTGAACAAACTGCCATCTTCATTCAGTACACTCAGACAAAGAACCCACCTCTTGCACTGGCTTGTTGTGGTCCTTGGGGTTCACAAAGTCAGTGCAGCCGAATTTCTTAGCTGAAAATTGAGACAAGTTGGTAAGCTCCGTGTAACATGAAGAACCTTATGCCAAAGTGTCATTTTACAATTGAGCTGACAGCAGTTCATACCTTGCTCATATTTTGCCGGGTTCAGGTCCACACCGATGATCCTTGATGCCCCAGACAGCCTCGCACCTTCCATGGCCTAATCATATGAAAACATACAGAGGATGATCAGTCAAAATTTTAGCACAGATCCTACCAAGCTCCAAGTCTCGTTTCAGACTGGAAAAAAGAACAACTTTTCAGTTCCACTTACAGCAAGGCCTACAGCACCGAGACCGAAAATCGCCACTGTCGAACCTTTAACGGGTTTTGCAACGTTGAGTGTTGCACCAAGACCTGCACCAAATGATTAGGTTTCAGTAACTACTACAGCCATCCAAAACGTTTGTGCTCCTTACAGAAATAATGGCATCAGAAGGCATCTTACCAGTTGAGATACCACAGCTGAGAACACAAACTTTGTCAAGAGGCGCCTCGGGGTTGATCTTGGCGAGGCAACCGACATGGATGACGGTGTACTCGCTGAAGGTGGACGTCCCGACAAAGTGGAAAATAGGCTGCCCGTTGATGGAGAAGCGGGACTTGCCATCGCCGATCATCACACCCCGGTCGACGTTGATCCTGAGGAGGTCACACATGTTGCTCTCCTCTGACTTGCAGTGAGCACACTCCTTGCACTCGCCAGTGAACACCGGGAGGACATGGTCGCCCGGTGCAAGGTCGGTCACACCTTCTCCAACGCTCTCCACGATGCTGAGAGCAAAAATAGTTTGGAATAAAGATTTATTAGACAACTTGAACTGTTAATATTATGCATAGTACTCATTAAAATGCTATCAAGATCCCACTTGAAAAGAATCCACCACTTTCATACATAATGAGCCAACTGAAATGTTTCAGGAAATGAATAATGTGCTTGTGCTTTTCAGTCTAAGAAAAAAATGGAAAGCATGAACATTGTAAGTACA
Above is a genomic segment from Panicum hallii strain FIL2 chromosome 8, PHallii_v3.1, whole genome shotgun sequence containing:
- the LOC112902248 gene encoding alcohol dehydrogenase 1 isoform X1, encoding MATAGKVIKCKAAVAWEAGKPLSIEEVEVAPPQAMEVRVKILYTSLCHTDVYFWEAKGQTPVFPRIFGHEAGGIIESVGEGVTDVAPGDHVLPVFTGECKECPHCKSAESNMCDLLRINTDRGVMIGDGKSRFSINGKPIYHFVGTSTFSEYTVMHVGCVAKINPEAPLDKVCVLSCGISTGLGATINVAKPPKGSTVAIFGLGAVGLAAAEGARIAGASRIIGVDLNPSRFEEARKFGCTEFVNPKDHNKPVQQVLADMTNGGVDRSVECTGNINAMIQAFECVHDGWGVAVLVGVPHKDAEFKTHPMNFLNERTLKGTFFGNYKPRTDLPNVVELYMKKELEVEKFITHSVPFAEINKAFDLMAKGEGIRCIIRMEN
- the LOC112902248 gene encoding alcohol dehydrogenase 1 isoform X2; the protein is MATAGKVIKCKAAVAWEAGKPLSIEEVEVAPPQAMEVRVKILYTSLCHTDVYFWEAKTPVFPRIFGHEAGGIIESVGEGVTDVAPGDHVLPVFTGECKECPHCKSAESNMCDLLRINTDRGVMIGDGKSRFSINGKPIYHFVGTSTFSEYTVMHVGCVAKINPEAPLDKVCVLSCGISTGLGATINVAKPPKGSTVAIFGLGAVGLAAAEGARIAGASRIIGVDLNPSRFEEARKFGCTEFVNPKDHNKPVQQVLADMTNGGVDRSVECTGNINAMIQAFECVHDGWGVAVLVGVPHKDAEFKTHPMNFLNERTLKGTFFGNYKPRTDLPNVVELYMKKELEVEKFITHSVPFAEINKAFDLMAKGEGIRCIIRMEN
- the LOC112902411 gene encoding alcohol dehydrogenase 2: MATAGKVIKCKAAVAWEAGKPLSIEEVEVAPPQAMEVRVKILYTALCHTDVYFWEAKGQTPVFPRILGHEAGGIVESVGEGVTDLAPGDHVLPVFTGECKECAHCKSEESNMCDLLRINVDRGVMIGDGKSRFSINGQPIFHFVGTSTFSEYTVIHVGCLAKINPEAPLDKVCVLSCGISTGLGATLNVAKPVKGSTVAIFGLGAVGLAAMEGARLSGASRIIGVDLNPAKYEQAKKFGCTDFVNPKDHNKPVQEVLIEMTNGGVDRSVECTGNVNAMISAFECVHDGWGVAVLVGVPHREDQFKTHPMNFLNEKTLKGTFFGNYKPRTDLPNVVEMYMKKELEVEKFITHSVPFSEINTAFDLMLKGEGLRCIMRMED